A stretch of the Martelella sp. NC20 genome encodes the following:
- a CDS encoding ABC transporter substrate-binding protein, which yields MKNTKTTIQQTGLNRRAFLASAAAAGFAATASGLLMPRESLAAEEPQRGGHLVLGLDGGQTTDILDPGTYAGSTMFLVGFTWGDRLVTTDPVSGEALPSLAESWTSSDGAKTWTFKLRQDVRFHDGSAFTANDAVQTLRRHSDKDSTSAALGLLEEIETIEESAGDLVITLKNGNADLPLLLTDYHLQIQKNGGMDDPNSAVGTGPYKLESFEPGIRITFSKNEDDWNEDRGFVDSVEVLVINDNTARIAALSSGKVHFINTLSPKTMSLLSRAPNIETLSTKGKGFYSFLMHGDTAPFDNNDLRMALKLAIDREAMLNTILGGYGTLGNDYPVNDAYALAPTDIPQRAYDPEEAAHYFRKSGHEGPVLLRTSDAAFTGAVDASVLFQANAKEAGIDIQLQREPSDGYWSNIWNKKPFCASYWGGRATQDIRYTTTQLSTSPWNDTRFKDPAFDKMLLEARAETDQDKRRALYRQMAMTVRDNSGLILPVFNNYLNARSVKLKGWIDDVGNDLSNGQVASRAWLVS from the coding sequence ATGAAAAACACAAAAACCACCATTCAGCAGACCGGCCTCAACCGCCGCGCCTTTCTTGCGTCCGCCGCCGCCGCCGGCTTCGCTGCCACCGCTTCCGGCCTTCTGATGCCGCGCGAGAGCCTTGCCGCGGAAGAACCGCAGCGTGGCGGTCACCTCGTTCTCGGTCTCGACGGCGGGCAGACGACCGACATTCTCGATCCCGGCACCTATGCCGGCAGCACCATGTTTCTAGTCGGTTTCACCTGGGGCGACCGGCTGGTCACCACGGACCCGGTTTCCGGCGAGGCGCTGCCGAGCCTTGCCGAAAGCTGGACATCTTCCGACGGCGCGAAGACGTGGACCTTCAAGCTGCGCCAGGATGTGCGCTTTCACGACGGTTCCGCTTTCACCGCCAACGATGCGGTCCAGACGCTCCGCCGGCACTCCGACAAGGACTCCACCTCCGCCGCACTCGGTCTTCTCGAAGAGATCGAAACCATCGAGGAGAGCGCCGGCGATCTGGTCATCACGCTCAAGAACGGCAATGCCGACCTTCCGCTGCTTCTGACCGACTATCATCTGCAGATCCAGAAGAACGGCGGCATGGACGATCCCAACAGCGCCGTCGGCACGGGTCCCTACAAGCTGGAAAGCTTCGAGCCGGGCATTCGCATCACCTTTTCGAAGAATGAAGATGACTGGAACGAGGACCGCGGTTTCGTCGACAGCGTCGAGGTCCTCGTCATCAACGACAATACGGCTCGCATTGCCGCGCTGTCGTCCGGCAAGGTGCATTTCATCAACACGCTCAGCCCGAAGACGATGTCATTGTTGTCGCGGGCGCCGAATATCGAGACCCTCAGCACCAAGGGCAAGGGCTTCTATTCGTTCCTGATGCATGGCGACACCGCGCCCTTCGACAATAACGACCTCAGGATGGCGCTGAAGCTCGCCATCGACCGCGAGGCGATGCTGAACACCATTCTCGGCGGCTATGGCACGCTGGGCAACGACTATCCCGTCAACGACGCCTATGCGCTGGCGCCGACGGATATTCCCCAGCGCGCCTACGATCCGGAAGAGGCGGCGCACTACTTCAGGAAATCCGGCCATGAAGGTCCGGTTCTGCTGCGCACCTCCGATGCCGCCTTTACCGGCGCGGTCGACGCGTCCGTCCTGTTTCAGGCCAATGCCAAGGAAGCGGGCATCGACATCCAGCTCCAGCGCGAGCCTTCCGACGGATACTGGTCGAATATCTGGAACAAGAAGCCGTTCTGCGCCTCCTACTGGGGCGGCCGGGCGACGCAGGATATCCGCTACACCACGACACAGCTTTCAACCTCGCCGTGGAACGATACCCGCTTCAAGGATCCCGCATTCGACAAGATGCTGCTTGAAGCCCGTGCCGAGACCGATCAGGACAAGCGCCGCGCGCTCTACCGCCAGATGGCGATGACGGTGCGCGACAATAGCGGTCTCATCCTGCCGGTGTTCAACAACTACCTCAATGCCCGCTCGGTGAAGCTGAAGGGCTGGATCGACGATGTCGGCAACGACCTCTCCAACGGGCAGGTGGCCAGCCGCGCCTGGCTCGTTTCCTGA
- a CDS encoding helix-turn-helix domain-containing protein, with protein sequence MTSRNNSRFATNWRFACDTRPSITAICREIGINRQQFNRYLAGQTWPSPYNTGKIARYFGLKPQDFLAPEKRFQEILDAPVETVGPDFLLREAFPGNLPELRQYAGYYELYHKSLSWPGKIVQSCARIEEKGGQITVKSIERIYDRNQEIRQFSKYAGLAAYWRNRLFIVERGMSEHSFLCQTTLMPFAEHQRTYLRGVTTGVSWRQENLPYSTRTIWRAVGPNPDKRRLLEGCGLITEKSPKLPLPVRRYLNSEGENHTLVAAR encoded by the coding sequence ATGACATCCCGGAACAATAGTCGTTTTGCGACCAATTGGCGGTTTGCCTGCGATACCCGCCCGTCGATTACGGCAATCTGTCGCGAAATCGGGATCAACCGGCAACAGTTCAACCGTTATCTCGCGGGTCAAACCTGGCCGTCGCCCTATAATACAGGAAAAATCGCGCGGTATTTCGGCCTGAAGCCGCAGGATTTCCTGGCGCCGGAAAAGCGCTTCCAGGAAATACTCGACGCGCCGGTCGAAACCGTCGGACCGGATTTCCTGTTGCGGGAAGCTTTCCCCGGCAACCTGCCGGAACTGCGTCAGTATGCGGGCTATTACGAACTTTACCACAAAAGCCTGTCATGGCCCGGGAAAATCGTCCAAAGCTGCGCCAGGATCGAAGAAAAGGGCGGCCAGATCACGGTGAAATCGATCGAACGGATCTATGACCGTAACCAGGAGATCCGGCAGTTTTCGAAATATGCCGGACTGGCCGCCTATTGGCGCAACCGGCTGTTTATCGTCGAGCGCGGCATGAGCGAGCATTCCTTCCTGTGTCAGACGACGCTGATGCCGTTTGCCGAGCACCAGCGCACCTATCTGCGCGGCGTGACGACCGGCGTTTCCTGGCGTCAGGAAAACCTGCCCTATTCGACCCGGACCATCTGGCGGGCGGTCGGGCCGAACCCCGACAAGCGCAGGCTGCTGGAAGGATGCGGTCTGATCACCGAAAAATCACCGAAACTGCCGCTTCCCGTCCGCCGTTATCTCAACAGCGAAGGCGAAAACCACACGCTTGTCGCCGCCCGGTAA
- a CDS encoding CBS domain-containing protein, which produces MSIDLITVGPETRLRQIADLFRRHKLTSLPVVGTNDEFLGVIFQIHLINRARQADLLSQSSLLMVFRRIVGRGRPAISCPPPDHGLHRIPRLQRCFR; this is translated from the coding sequence ATGTCGATAGACCTGATCACAGTCGGGCCCGAGACGAGGTTGAGGCAGATCGCAGACCTGTTCAGACGTCACAAACTCACGTCCCTTCCCGTCGTCGGCACGAATGACGAATTTCTTGGCGTGATATTCCAAATCCACCTGATCAACCGCGCCAGGCAAGCCGACCTGCTGTCGCAAAGCAGCCTCCTGATGGTCTTCCGCCGAATAGTCGGCCGAGGCCGGCCCGCGATATCATGTCCACCACCGGACCACGGGCTTCACCGGATACCCCGATTGCAGCGCTGCTTCCGATGA
- a CDS encoding ABC transporter permease, translated as MTETQPVPSAPGKAPLPGLLVVLRARFPMASRIGERIVLGIGLLFASSILIFAGIEILPGDFAETYLGQAATPQAIANLRAEFGLDRPLVTRYFDWLFNILHGDFGHSWASGQSVSAQIAARLGNSLLLAGAAAAIAVPLAVGLGLIAVLYRDRLVDRLINLISLAAVSLPEFFVAYLLIMVFVVQHPVAAFPATVYDSMSLWQKLQTIILPVATLVLVVIAHMMRMTRAAIINVMASAYMETAELKGIGALRAIVKHAAPNALAPIINVVALNLAYLIVGVVVVEVVFVYPGMGQYMVDAVTVRDLPVVQGCGLVFSAIYILLNMIADILSILVNPRLRHPR; from the coding sequence ATGACAGAAACCCAACCCGTTCCGTCCGCCCCCGGCAAGGCGCCGCTTCCCGGCCTGCTCGTCGTTTTGCGCGCGCGCTTTCCCATGGCAAGCCGTATTGGCGAGCGGATCGTACTCGGCATCGGCCTGCTGTTCGCCAGTTCGATCCTGATTTTCGCCGGCATTGAAATCCTGCCCGGCGATTTCGCCGAGACCTATCTCGGACAGGCCGCAACGCCGCAGGCTATTGCCAATCTGCGCGCTGAATTCGGTCTCGACCGTCCCCTCGTGACCCGCTATTTCGACTGGCTTTTCAATATTTTGCATGGCGATTTCGGACATTCGTGGGCCAGCGGCCAGTCGGTCAGCGCCCAGATTGCCGCCCGGCTGGGCAATTCGCTGCTGCTGGCCGGAGCGGCGGCGGCTATCGCCGTTCCGCTTGCCGTCGGCCTCGGCCTGATCGCCGTGCTTTATCGCGACCGTCTGGTGGACCGGCTCATCAACCTCATTTCGCTTGCCGCGGTATCGCTGCCGGAATTCTTCGTCGCCTACCTGCTGATCATGGTGTTTGTGGTCCAGCACCCCGTCGCGGCGTTTCCGGCCACGGTCTATGACAGCATGAGCCTTTGGCAGAAGCTTCAGACCATCATTCTGCCGGTGGCGACGCTTGTTCTGGTGGTGATCGCGCACATGATGCGCATGACCCGCGCGGCGATCATCAACGTCATGGCGTCCGCCTATATGGAAACCGCCGAACTCAAGGGCATCGGCGCATTGCGGGCGATCGTGAAACATGCCGCGCCCAACGCGCTGGCGCCGATCATCAATGTCGTCGCGCTCAACCTCGCCTATCTGATCGTCGGCGTTGTCGTGGTCGAAGTGGTCTTCGTCTATCCCGGCATGGGCCAGTATATGGTGGATGCGGTGACGGTGCGCGATCTGCCTGTGGTGCAGGGCTGTGGGCTGGTGTTCTCGGCCATCTACATCCTTCTGAACATGATCGCCGATATCCTGTCCATTCTTGTCAATCCGCGACTGAGGCATCCACGATGA